In Sphingopyxis sp. CCNWLW2, a single window of DNA contains:
- a CDS encoding MATE family efflux transporter → MSEEAPVTPTPVAAAADPAAGPIPPRQTARDGRMDLTHGPITKTLILFALPTLASNILQTLSGSVNAIWVGQFLGESALAATANANIIMFLMFGAFFGFGMAATVLIGQSMGRGDIDAARRATGGVIGLALIFAVVIAIIGWFASDQILRWLETPTEAFALAHDYLRVTFLAVPASMLSVTLMMASRGAGDAVTPLRFMILAVVLDIVFNPVLILGLGPFPRLGIAGSALATAVAGAISLAGMIGWFYVKNHVLRLRGHELSYLLPKWSELRFIIGRGLPMGAQMLVISGAGLVMVGLVNREGLVTAAAYGATLQLWNYIQMPALAVGAAVSSMAAQNIGAGRWDRVSSVTNSGIAINLAMTGALIALLLIFDRAALALFLGSESPAIEVSRNIQLIATWTFLPFGTTIVLISTLRANGSVVPPLVILFLSMFPIRLGIYYFGYPAIGSDILWWSFPLSSLASLAMAWAIYRRGNWRRALPQPAG, encoded by the coding sequence TTGAGCGAAGAGGCGCCCGTCACGCCGACCCCGGTCGCCGCGGCGGCCGACCCCGCCGCAGGGCCGATCCCGCCGCGCCAGACCGCGCGCGACGGGCGGATGGACCTGACCCACGGGCCGATCACCAAGACGCTGATCCTCTTCGCGCTGCCGACGCTCGCGTCGAACATCCTCCAGACGCTGTCGGGCTCGGTGAACGCGATCTGGGTCGGGCAGTTCCTCGGCGAAAGCGCGCTCGCGGCGACCGCCAATGCGAACATCATCATGTTCCTGATGTTCGGCGCCTTCTTCGGCTTCGGCATGGCGGCGACGGTGCTGATCGGCCAGTCGATGGGCCGCGGCGACATCGACGCCGCGCGCCGCGCGACCGGGGGCGTGATCGGCCTTGCGCTGATCTTCGCGGTCGTCATCGCGATCATCGGCTGGTTTGCGTCGGACCAGATTTTACGCTGGCTCGAAACCCCGACCGAAGCCTTTGCACTCGCGCATGATTATCTGCGTGTCACCTTCCTCGCCGTGCCCGCCAGCATGCTCAGCGTGACGCTGATGATGGCCTCGCGCGGCGCGGGCGACGCGGTGACGCCGCTCCGCTTTATGATCCTTGCGGTCGTGCTCGACATCGTCTTCAACCCCGTTCTGATCCTCGGCCTCGGCCCCTTTCCGCGCCTTGGCATTGCGGGCAGCGCGCTGGCCACGGCCGTCGCGGGGGCGATCAGCCTCGCGGGCATGATCGGATGGTTCTACGTCAAGAACCACGTGCTGCGCCTGCGCGGGCATGAACTGTCCTATCTCCTTCCCAAATGGTCCGAACTGCGTTTCATCATCGGCCGTGGGCTGCCGATGGGCGCGCAGATGCTGGTAATCTCGGGCGCCGGGCTCGTCATGGTCGGGCTCGTCAACCGCGAGGGGCTCGTCACCGCGGCCGCTTATGGCGCAACGCTCCAGCTGTGGAACTATATCCAGATGCCCGCGCTCGCGGTCGGCGCCGCGGTCAGCTCGATGGCCGCGCAAAACATCGGCGCCGGGCGCTGGGACCGCGTATCGAGCGTCACGAACAGCGGCATCGCGATCAACCTTGCGATGACCGGCGCGCTGATCGCTCTCCTCCTGATCTTCGACCGCGCCGCGCTCGCGCTCTTCCTCGGCAGCGAAAGCCCGGCGATCGAGGTGTCGCGCAATATCCAGCTGATCGCGACCTGGACCTTCCTGCCCTTCGGCACGACGATCGTGCTGATCAGCACGCTGCGGGCCAATGGCTCGGTCGTGCCGCCGCTCGTCATCCTGTTCCTGTCGATGTTCCCGATCCGCCTTGGTATCTATTATTTCGGTTATCCGGCGATCGGCAGCGACATCCTCTGGTGGAGCTTTCCGCTCTCGTCCCTCGCCTCGCTGGCGATGGCGTGGGCGATCTACCGGCGCGGCAACTGGCGCCGCGCACTGCCGCAACCGGCCGGCTAA
- a CDS encoding sensor histidine kinase, translated as MNISNRKDALRDQRAKMLAAAPDWRASDARVNPRVAIGSIIAMWAIYFLITSVLAMLTGVPEQWPSAGRRAIVVVAGILCTFVLYQLLQRAQPQSFGARLAAAFGAAVPLVIIYATVNLLVFYYWFPVSDSAKIVEEMQSKYSVAWETMLILDSSIRWYFFFAVWAALYVAFGYANEMRALERRANHFRMEAQTAQLRALHYQVNPHFLFNTLNSLSTLVLKGSKSEAETMIMNLASFLRSSLAVDPEQLVSLDEEIALQRLYLDIEQTRFPDRLQVEVDMPKELENACVPVLILQPIIENAIKYGVAPSKGKIAVRLTASAEYGLLVLRIENDIDPKAPAPASGTGLGLGNVRERLLTRYGPSAGCEWGPSESGGFVVSLWLPLAREAC; from the coding sequence ATGAATATCTCAAACCGCAAGGATGCGCTGCGCGATCAGCGCGCGAAAATGTTGGCGGCGGCGCCCGACTGGCGCGCCTCCGACGCCCGCGTGAACCCCCGGGTCGCGATCGGATCGATCATTGCCATGTGGGCGATCTATTTCCTGATCACCTCGGTACTCGCGATGCTGACCGGCGTGCCCGAGCAATGGCCGTCCGCCGGCCGCCGCGCGATCGTCGTTGTCGCCGGTATCCTGTGCACCTTTGTCCTCTATCAGCTGCTCCAGCGCGCCCAGCCTCAGAGTTTCGGCGCCCGGCTGGCGGCCGCCTTTGGTGCCGCGGTTCCGCTCGTGATCATCTATGCGACGGTCAATCTGCTGGTTTTCTATTATTGGTTCCCGGTCTCCGACAGCGCGAAGATCGTCGAGGAAATGCAGTCGAAATACTCGGTCGCGTGGGAAACGATGCTGATCCTCGACAGCTCGATCCGCTGGTATTTCTTCTTCGCCGTCTGGGCCGCGCTCTATGTCGCGTTCGGCTATGCGAACGAGATGCGCGCGCTCGAACGCCGCGCCAATCATTTCCGCATGGAGGCACAGACCGCGCAGCTCCGCGCGCTGCATTACCAGGTCAATCCGCATTTCCTGTTCAACACGCTCAATTCGCTGTCGACCCTCGTGCTCAAGGGATCGAAGAGCGAGGCCGAGACGATGATCATGAATCTCGCCTCCTTCCTCCGCTCAAGCCTTGCCGTCGATCCCGAACAGCTCGTCAGCCTCGACGAGGAAATCGCGCTCCAGCGCCTCTATCTCGACATCGAACAGACGCGGTTCCCCGACCGGCTGCAGGTCGAAGTCGACATGCCGAAAGAGCTGGAAAACGCCTGCGTTCCCGTGCTGATCCTGCAACCGATCATCGAGAATGCGATCAAATATGGCGTCGCGCCGAGCAAGGGAAAGATCGCGGTCCGCCTCACCGCCAGCGCCGAATATGGCCTGCTGGTGCTGCGCATCGAAAACGACATCGATCCGAAAGCTCCCGCCCCAGCCTCGGGAACCGGCCTCGGCCTCGGCAATGTCCGCGAAAGGCTGTTGACGCGTTATGGCCCCAGCGCCGGATGCGAATGGGGTCCTTCGGAAAGCGGCGGCTTCGTCGTTTCGCTCTGGTTGCCGCTGGCACGGGAGGCATGCTGA
- a CDS encoding LytR/AlgR family response regulator transcription factor gives MLQTLRTLIVDDEPLAIERLQILTGQQDGVSLVGTASDGASALRMVDALAPDLVLCDIAMPDLNGLEVAAAIEGLDNPPAVVFVTAFDRYAVAAFDVAAVDYLLKPVSPDRLARALSRVREWRATERAPAQKSRWINEFWVQNRGEMLRIDAGQVDLIEAERDYMRLHVGGRSWLIHQTIKSLEARMNPDQFMRIHRSKMIRREGIVGLKHHGDGAWSVDLGEGGVHRIGRTYLHDVKAIMHA, from the coding sequence ATGCTACAGACACTTCGCACCCTGATCGTCGATGACGAACCGCTGGCAATCGAACGATTGCAGATATTGACCGGACAGCAGGACGGCGTCTCGCTCGTCGGCACCGCGAGCGACGGCGCTTCGGCGCTCCGCATGGTCGATGCGCTCGCGCCCGACCTTGTGCTCTGCGACATCGCGATGCCCGATCTCAACGGGCTGGAGGTCGCCGCCGCGATCGAGGGGCTCGACAATCCCCCCGCAGTCGTCTTCGTCACCGCCTTCGATCGTTATGCGGTGGCGGCGTTCGACGTGGCCGCGGTCGACTATCTGCTCAAACCCGTGTCGCCCGACCGCCTGGCCCGCGCGCTGTCGCGCGTGCGCGAATGGCGCGCGACCGAGCGCGCGCCGGCGCAAAAAAGCCGATGGATCAATGAATTCTGGGTCCAGAACCGCGGCGAGATGCTTCGCATCGATGCCGGACAGGTCGATCTGATCGAGGCCGAGCGCGACTATATGCGCCTGCATGTCGGCGGCCGCAGCTGGCTGATCCATCAGACGATCAAGTCGCTGGAAGCGCGCATGAACCCCGATCAGTTCATGCGCATCCACCGGTCGAAAATGATCCGCCGCGAAGGCATCGTCGGATTGAAGCATCATGGCGACGGCGCGTGGAGCGTCGACCTGGGCGAAGGCGGCGTCCACCGCATCGGCCGCACCTATCTCCACGATGTAAAGGCGATCATGCACGCCTGA
- a CDS encoding UrcA family protein, which produces MAKFSFLLAAPVALAGFSVPAAAEDDGERYTAVVRYDDLNLSSADGRERLTTRVKYAVQKVCGIRVHSRQGLRERAVANRCRDSAMADADVKLAGLFNGESARLADRGRIVIAAAP; this is translated from the coding sequence ATGGCGAAATTTTCTTTCCTGTTGGCAGCGCCGGTCGCGCTGGCCGGCTTTTCGGTTCCTGCCGCCGCCGAAGACGATGGCGAGCGGTACACCGCGGTCGTGCGTTATGACGACCTGAATCTGTCGAGCGCCGACGGCCGCGAGCGGCTGACCACCCGCGTCAAATATGCCGTCCAGAAAGTGTGCGGCATCCGGGTGCATTCCCGGCAGGGCCTTCGCGAACGTGCCGTGGCCAATCGCTGCAGGGATAGCGCGATGGCCGACGCCGATGTTAAACTGGCCGGCCTGTTCAACGGCGAAAGCGCCCGCCTGGCTGATCGCGGCCGGATCGTCATCGCCGCCGCGCCCTGA
- a CDS encoding BCCT family transporter encodes MFFTPLAVLLAAVVLSLWQGPAVVVAETAINDWILRNFSPLFAWAGIGFLALLAGIAVSPLGGRIIGGPDAKPILTRWRWFAVTLCTTIATGILFWGAAEPLFHLNDPPAMLGLEPGSDAAATFAMSTMFLHWTLTPYAIYTVAGLAFALAYYNRREPFSLSSLFVPLIGQRAHGPVGTGIDIICLYALVAGMAASLGAGLLALAGGVEGIGGFDGGTPLRWAIAGAIVASFLISAATGLQKGIAGLSVLNTWLFFAIIAFVLIAGPTADMLGLSLRGTVDYFQTFIPRNLGLDVDTGWHRQWTIFNWANWFAWAPVTALFLGRLAVGYSVRAFILYNLILPSLFGAVWMTAIAGATIAFDQQSGASLYAVLTAQGPDPVLFRLFSALGGGPVVAGIVLFAIFLSYVAGADANVSAMSALSTRGITPDAPEAPLWVQAVWGITVGLVAIVLVAGGGIDGIRMMSVLGGFPALFVIVGAALSLTAMAVRGRHEAAPARS; translated from the coding sequence GTGTTTTTCACGCCCCTCGCGGTGCTTCTTGCCGCCGTTGTCCTCAGCCTATGGCAAGGCCCCGCCGTCGTCGTGGCCGAGACGGCGATCAACGACTGGATATTGCGCAACTTTTCGCCGCTCTTCGCCTGGGCGGGAATCGGCTTTCTCGCGCTTCTGGCGGGCATTGCCGTTTCGCCGCTCGGCGGGCGGATCATCGGCGGGCCGGACGCGAAACCCATTTTGACCCGATGGCGCTGGTTCGCGGTGACGCTTTGCACCACGATCGCCACCGGCATCCTCTTCTGGGGCGCCGCCGAACCGCTCTTCCACCTCAACGACCCGCCCGCGATGCTGGGGCTCGAACCGGGCAGCGATGCGGCGGCGACCTTCGCCATGTCGACGATGTTCCTGCATTGGACGCTGACGCCCTATGCCATCTACACCGTCGCGGGCCTCGCTTTCGCGCTTGCCTATTATAACCGCCGCGAACCCTTCAGCCTTTCGTCGCTGTTCGTTCCGCTGATCGGCCAGCGCGCGCATGGTCCGGTTGGCACCGGCATCGACATCATCTGCCTATATGCGCTCGTCGCGGGCATGGCGGCGTCGCTCGGCGCCGGTCTGCTCGCGCTCGCGGGCGGGGTCGAAGGGATCGGCGGCTTCGACGGCGGCACGCCGCTACGCTGGGCGATAGCGGGAGCGATCGTCGCGAGCTTCTTGATTTCGGCGGCGACGGGCCTGCAAAAGGGCATCGCGGGGCTTTCGGTGCTCAACACCTGGCTGTTCTTCGCTATCATCGCCTTTGTCCTGATTGCGGGGCCGACCGCCGACATGCTCGGCCTGTCGCTGCGCGGGACGGTCGACTATTTCCAGACCTTCATCCCACGAAACCTCGGCCTCGACGTCGACACCGGCTGGCATCGACAATGGACGATCTTCAATTGGGCCAACTGGTTCGCCTGGGCGCCCGTCACCGCGCTGTTCCTCGGCCGCCTCGCGGTCGGGTACAGCGTCCGCGCCTTCATCCTCTATAATCTCATCCTGCCGTCGCTGTTCGGTGCGGTGTGGATGACGGCCATTGCCGGTGCGACGATCGCGTTCGACCAACAGAGCGGCGCCAGCCTTTATGCCGTCCTCACCGCGCAAGGCCCCGATCCGGTGCTGTTCCGGCTGTTCAGCGCGCTCGGCGGCGGCCCCGTCGTGGCCGGGATCGTGCTGTTCGCGATCTTCCTGTCTTATGTCGCCGGCGCCGACGCCAACGTCTCGGCGATGAGCGCGCTGTCGACGCGCGGCATTACGCCCGACGCCCCCGAGGCGCCGCTGTGGGTGCAGGCGGTGTGGGGCATCACCGTCGGGCTGGTCGCCATCGTTCTGGTCGCCGGCGGCGGCATCGACGGCATCCGCATGATGTCGGTGCTCGGCGGCTTCCCCGCATTGTTCGTCATTGTTGGCGCGGCCTTGTCGCTGACCGCGATGGCGGTACGGGGACGGCACGAAGCCGCCCCCGCCCGATCCTGA